The Lactobacillus sp. CBA3605 genome contains a region encoding:
- a CDS encoding immunoglobulin-like domain-containing protein, whose amino-acid sequence MRQVKDGKLTYKMYKKGRFWVFAGIMMTTWQLNTMTVRAATNQTSTESSSVTATVSATNQSSTAATATSSVATSSASAASSTTSTSATRTTAVSASSISTTSAATSSVATSQSAVTSSVSAAKTVTSSSSTSSTVTSQVTTSRATVASSSASAVTTASSASSTSTATTSAVSATSSEVATSVASAGVTSVTTAASALTTTGTTALPTTTAVAAVAAVKPQVKLATTATTPIESGTFGTADWTLDSEGVLHIQAGTLVDSADDIDGNHALTTNTWQNNKNIKQVSFEGIVVGAPYMGLLFANDQNLTAITKTATGSFDVSKVESISQMFYQDSSLTTVDDVFINWNKSKITVMDAVFYGDNQLATIDVANWNTASATNMDSMFSMSNASSIDLSNWTFKNSVDLTRLLAGTTGISAKMVSSMVVKQVSSMNSMFANATFDGNDKVLDLSGWDMSSVNKATYLFRNVQGIDTVDISGWNLVNMSTVSNMFNSGNLKTIIAPNVILGKNVSDWLNSAYNVATINLANLDLGQTDSITSFLSGLTNLTSLDSSNWKTGTITDMSLLFTNDTSLTTLDLTGWDTSQVTDMDNMFYNTSLVKLDLANWDVHNVTDLSDTFGQMVNLMTLDLTGWVTSDQLVGTERMFQGDTKLAMLDLSGFDMSKVISSGNTEWDDDTGSAAMFDGMTALATLKLPSSYFLTAAMGLPTKTTDDEWTASVDDMNPTIYTMQQMIDPDYYNEHDELKNVTFRRQGTQTTFSVGDQQLIVGPSTPWQPVINGQDGQAGDPLVADNVTTTWTRQNDATATAGEKPVFDNDHVGTYSVLYRYVDQYGYAFEATGTVTLVASEASVTVPDKTTVENGATWLPATDFTGTNATGDALSATDEKLAITYDKPVDTTVAGTYQVTYTYTDSQGNVKTGTTTVTVLAPAQEFTVKNSTLIAGPKTTWSQADNFGNAGLDANGTAITLADVQVSGTVDPTKAGTYQVTYTYTDSHQKTQTETVTITVIASKAGLKVPTTTTVENGADWSPATNFTGTDAAGNQLDYAAVTVDNPVKTTQAGTYTVTYSYTDSQGNVMTPVTTQVTVLAPAKAFTVKDSTLIAGPKTTWSKADNFASAGLAANGTTITASNVQVTGTVDPTKAGTYQVTYTYTDSYQQTQTETATITVVASQASVTVPATTTIENGTDWSPATDFVGTDVTGKPLDYASVSVDNPVKTTQAGTYTVTYSYTDSQGNVKTGTTKVTVLAPAQGFTVKNSTLIAGPKTTWTQADNFGNAGLDANGTAITLADVQVSGTVDPTKVGTYQVTYTYTDSHQQTQTETVTITVVASKASLTVPTATTIENGADWTPATNFTGTDATGQSLAYSAVTVDNPVKATQAGTYTVTYSYTDSQGNVKIGTTKVTVLAPAQGVTVKDSTLIAGPKTTWSATDNFVSAGLDANGTPITFADVTVQGQVNPLKAGTYQISYVYVDSHQQKRVATATITVVASKASITVPTTATVENGSTWSPATNFVGTDVTGKALNYSAVSVDNPVKTTQAGTYKVTYHYTDSQGNVQAATTIVTVLAPAKGFTVKNQTLIAGPKTTWLPAANFATAGLDANGQAITLADLTVTGADQVKTNQPGTYQVTYTYTDSHQQTQTETATVTVVASKASITVPATVTVENGASWSPQTNFAGTTITGQALSFTAVTVDKQINTRQPGTTKVTYTYIDRQGNVITQATYVTVLAPARTFTVNNSTVVVNTSWDKAINFNGGVDANGQAITLADVTVTGTVDTTQPGRYQVTYRYTDSHGQTQTSTAIITVVAASKPTKPVITTPSAKPQPSVPGSQAPTTGSQAGSPVSQVTNPTSATAASAIATKARQPRYQAKMTPTVATKPVTTVARDTATSTAITTEKSQAPVVVATPTMATKTPQVTLATAQAQATKAVETTKAKATKAKTTKSAGTVARAKSTTAPKTKAAAIAQTKTKSATKTSAITTHGAVITAAVVGILAVISGLAYYFLKRH is encoded by the coding sequence ATGCGACAAGTAAAAGATGGTAAGTTAACTTATAAAATGTACAAAAAAGGGCGCTTTTGGGTATTTGCCGGAATCATGATGACCACTTGGCAGTTAAATACAATGACCGTTCGGGCCGCTACTAATCAGACGAGTACTGAGAGTAGCAGTGTGACGGCGACCGTCAGTGCAACTAATCAAAGTAGTACGGCGGCGACTGCCACCAGTAGTGTGGCTACAAGTTCAGCCAGCGCAGCTAGTAGTACGACTAGTACCAGTGCGACGCGTACCACTGCAGTGAGCGCTAGCAGTATCAGTACAACCAGTGCCGCTACCAGTAGCGTTGCAACTAGTCAGTCAGCCGTGACAAGTTCGGTATCAGCGGCCAAGACTGTGACTTCGAGCAGCAGTACCAGTAGCACCGTGACTAGTCAGGTGACCACCAGTAGGGCGACGGTTGCTAGTAGTAGCGCCAGTGCTGTGACGACAGCTAGTTCAGCCAGCAGTACCAGTACTGCAACTACTAGTGCAGTATCAGCTACCAGCTCTGAAGTGGCAACTAGTGTGGCTAGCGCTGGTGTCACAAGTGTGACGACGGCCGCTAGTGCCTTGACTACCACGGGCACAACCGCATTGCCGACAACAACCGCAGTGGCAGCAGTCGCAGCGGTTAAGCCGCAAGTGAAATTAGCTACGACAGCCACGACACCGATTGAAAGTGGCACCTTTGGGACAGCGGACTGGACGTTAGACAGTGAAGGGGTTCTGCATATTCAAGCCGGAACCTTGGTTGATTCTGCTGATGATATTGACGGAAACCATGCGCTTACAACGAATACCTGGCAGAATAATAAAAATATTAAGCAGGTTAGTTTTGAAGGAATAGTAGTCGGTGCGCCATATATGGGCTTATTGTTTGCTAATGATCAGAATTTAACTGCCATTACGAAAACGGCGACTGGTTCCTTCGATGTTAGTAAGGTAGAGAGTATCAGTCAGATGTTTTACCAAGATTCTAGCTTAACCACGGTTGATGATGTCTTCATTAATTGGAATAAAAGTAAAATAACAGTGATGGATGCTGTGTTCTATGGTGATAATCAACTGGCTACTATTGATGTAGCAAATTGGAATACGGCTAGTGCGACTAACATGGACTCTATGTTTTCAATGAGCAATGCAAGTTCGATTGATCTCTCAAATTGGACTTTTAAAAATAGTGTTGATTTAACTAGGCTACTTGCAGGGACGACAGGAATATCAGCAAAGATGGTAAGCAGTATGGTGGTAAAACAAGTTAGTTCAATGAATTCTATGTTTGCAAATGCAACCTTTGATGGTAACGATAAAGTTTTAGATTTATCCGGCTGGGATATGAGTTCAGTAAACAAAGCTACTTACTTATTTCGAAATGTGCAAGGTATTGATACGGTTGATATTTCTGGCTGGAATCTAGTGAACATGTCAACAGTTTCAAATATGTTTAATTCCGGAAATTTGAAAACAATCATCGCACCCAATGTTATCTTGGGCAAAAACGTGAGCGACTGGTTAAATAGCGCATACAATGTAGCTACGATAAATTTAGCTAATTTGGATCTAGGGCAAACGGATTCAATTACGTCTTTTTTGTCAGGATTAACGAATTTAACTAGCTTAGATAGCTCTAATTGGAAGACCGGTACGATTACTGACATGAGTTTGCTATTTACCAATGATACTAGTTTAACGACGCTTGATTTAACCGGTTGGGATACAAGCCAGGTAACAGATATGGATAACATGTTTTATAACACTAGTTTAGTTAAATTAGATTTGGCGAATTGGGATGTTCATAATGTCACCGATTTATCAGATACTTTTGGTCAGATGGTCAATTTAATGACGCTTGATTTAACTGGTTGGGTTACTAGTGACCAATTGGTTGGGACTGAACGTATGTTTCAAGGGGATACGAAGCTGGCTATGCTAGATTTGTCTGGTTTTGATATGAGCAAAGTGATATCTAGTGGTAACACTGAATGGGATGATGACACTGGGTCTGCTGCCATGTTTGATGGGATGACTGCTTTAGCCACTTTGAAATTACCAAGTAGTTATTTTTTAACTGCGGCTATGGGCCTTCCCACTAAGACAACTGATGATGAATGGACTGCTAGTGTTGATGATATGAACCCGACGATTTATACCATGCAACAGATGATTGATCCCGATTATTATAACGAACATGATGAGCTTAAAAATGTAACCTTTCGGCGGCAAGGGACGCAGACCACATTTAGTGTTGGCGATCAACAACTGATTGTAGGACCATCGACGCCTTGGCAACCTGTTATTAATGGTCAAGATGGTCAAGCTGGTGATCCGCTTGTGGCGGATAATGTGACAACAACTTGGACTCGTCAAAATGATGCGACCGCGACGGCTGGGGAAAAACCAGTCTTTGATAATGACCATGTTGGCACTTACTCGGTGCTTTATCGCTATGTTGATCAATATGGTTATGCATTTGAAGCGACTGGGACAGTAACCTTGGTGGCTTCTGAAGCGAGTGTGACAGTCCCAGATAAGACGACTGTTGAGAATGGTGCAACCTGGTTACCGGCAACTGATTTTACAGGAACTAACGCCACCGGTGATGCCTTAAGTGCGACCGATGAGAAGTTGGCGATAACTTATGATAAGCCGGTCGATACTACCGTAGCTGGCACTTATCAGGTCACTTACACTTATACTGATAGTCAAGGGAACGTTAAAACGGGCACGACGACTGTGACAGTGCTAGCGCCCGCCCAAGAATTTACAGTGAAGAATAGTACCTTAATTGCTGGTCCTAAAACTACTTGGTCGCAGGCTGATAATTTCGGTAATGCTGGCTTAGATGCGAATGGGACGGCGATTACCTTGGCAGACGTGCAAGTGAGTGGCACGGTTGATCCAACTAAAGCGGGCACTTATCAAGTGACCTATACCTATACGGATAGTCATCAGAAAACGCAGACTGAGACGGTGACGATTACGGTGATCGCTTCTAAAGCTGGTCTGAAGGTGCCAACGACCACTACGGTTGAAAATGGTGCGGACTGGTCACCGGCAACTAACTTTACCGGAACGGATGCTGCTGGTAATCAGTTGGATTATGCAGCAGTGACTGTCGATAATCCAGTCAAAACAACGCAGGCTGGAACTTATACGGTTACCTATTCGTACACGGATAGTCAAGGCAACGTTATGACCCCAGTAACGACACAGGTTACCGTCTTGGCACCGGCAAAAGCCTTTACTGTCAAAGATAGTACGTTAATTGCTGGCCCTAAGACCACGTGGTCAAAGGCCGATAATTTTGCTAGTGCTGGGTTAGCCGCCAATGGGACGACCATTACGGCAAGTAACGTCCAAGTGACTGGCACCGTTGATCCAACTAAAGCGGGCACTTATCAAGTAACGTATACCTATACCGATAGTTATCAGCAGACACAGACTGAAACGGCGACGATTACAGTGGTTGCTTCTCAGGCCAGTGTGACGGTCCCCGCTACGACTACCATTGAAAATGGGACTGATTGGTCACCAGCAACAGACTTTGTCGGGACCGATGTCACTGGTAAACCGTTAGATTACGCGTCAGTTTCAGTGGATAATCCAGTCAAAACAACGCAAGCTGGGACTTATACGGTGACTTATTCGTACACGGATAGTCAAGGCAACGTTAAGACTGGTACCACCAAAGTGACTGTCTTAGCGCCGGCCCAAGGGTTTACTGTAAAAAATAGTACCTTAATTGCGGGACCAAAAACGACTTGGACACAAGCCGATAATTTCGGTAATGCTGGCTTAGATGCGAATGGGACGGCGATTACATTGGCAGACGTGCAAGTGAGTGGCACGGTTGATCCAACTAAAGTGGGCACTTATCAAGTGACCTATACCTATACGGATAGTCATCAGCAGACGCAGACTGAGACGGTGACGATTACGGTGGTCGCTTCTAAAGCAAGTCTGACGGTGCCAACTGCTACTACCATTGAAAATGGTGCTGATTGGACACCAGCGACGAACTTTACCGGGACGGATGCCACGGGTCAATCGTTAGCCTACTCGGCAGTGACTGTCGATAATCCAGTTAAAGCCACACAAGCTGGGACGTATACGGTGACTTATTCGTATACCGACAGTCAAGGCAACGTTAAGATTGGCACGACTAAAGTGACGGTCTTAGCTCCAGCGCAAGGCGTTACCGTCAAAGATAGCACCTTAATTGCGGGACCTAAGACGACTTGGTCGGCGACGGATAATTTTGTTAGTGCGGGCTTAGATGCAAATGGCACGCCAATTACGTTTGCGGATGTCACGGTTCAAGGTCAAGTGAATCCGCTTAAAGCCGGTACTTATCAAATTAGTTATGTGTATGTGGACAGTCATCAGCAAAAGCGGGTTGCAACTGCGACCATTACAGTTGTGGCTTCTAAAGCCAGTATCACGGTGCCAACGACGGCCACGGTTGAGAACGGCTCGACATGGTCACCAGCCACTAACTTTGTTGGGACAGATGTGACCGGCAAGGCGTTGAACTATTCAGCAGTTTCGGTTGATAATCCGGTTAAAACCACGCAAGCTGGCACTTATAAGGTGACTTATCATTACACCGATAGCCAAGGTAACGTGCAAGCGGCGACGACAATTGTGACGGTGTTAGCGCCAGCTAAAGGCTTTACTGTGAAGAACCAGACACTCATCGCTGGCCCTAAGACAACCTGGTTACCAGCGGCTAACTTTGCCACGGCAGGGTTAGATGCCAATGGTCAAGCCATTACGTTGGCGGATTTGACTGTAACTGGTGCGGATCAAGTTAAAACGAATCAACCCGGCACTTATCAAGTGACCTATACCTATACGGATAGTCATCAGCAGACGCAGACTGAAACTGCGACGGTGACGGTCGTGGCTTCTAAAGCTAGCATCACTGTGCCGGCGACCGTGACCGTTGAAAATGGGGCTAGTTGGTCGCCACAAACTAATTTTGCCGGGACAACGATTACTGGGCAAGCACTAAGTTTTACGGCTGTCACGGTGGATAAGCAAATTAATACGCGTCAACCAGGAACGACAAAGGTGACCTACACGTATATCGATCGCCAAGGCAATGTGATTACGCAAGCGACTTATGTCACAGTGTTGGCGCCGGCACGGACTTTTACTGTTAATAACAGTACGGTAGTCGTCAATACGTCATGGGATAAGGCGATAAACTTTAACGGTGGGGTCGATGCCAATGGTCAAGCCATTACGTTGGCCGATGTGACCGTAACCGGTACGGTGGATACCACACAACCTGGACGTTATCAAGTGACGTATCGCTATACCGATAGTCATGGTCAAACGCAGACTAGTACGGCGATTATTACTGTCGTGGCGGCTTCAAAGCCGACCAAACCAGTGATCACAACGCCGTCAGCTAAGCCGCAGCCAAGTGTACCTGGTTCACAGGCACCGACCACTGGCAGCCAGGCGGGAAGTCCGGTTAGTCAGGTGACTAACCCAACCAGTGCGACAGCTGCTAGTGCAATTGCAACTAAAGCGCGTCAGCCTCGGTATCAAGCAAAGATGACGCCGACAGTAGCGACTAAACCAGTCACAACGGTGGCTAGGGATACTGCCACATCAACGGCAATTACTACCGAAAAATCGCAGGCACCAGTAGTGGTCGCTACGCCGACAATGGCAACTAAAACGCCACAAGTGACCTTAGCAACGGCACAAGCACAGGCTACCAAAGCGGTTGAAACAACCAAGGCTAAGGCAACTAAGGCAAAAACGACGAAGTCAGCCGGGACAGTGGCTCGAGCCAAGTCAACTACTGCACCTAAGACCAAGGCGGCTGCAATTGCTCAAACTAAGACTAAGTCAGCGACTAAGACGAGCGCAATTACAACGCATGGTGCAGTTATTACAGCAGCCGTAGTTGGCATTTTGGCAGTTATTAGTGGGTTAGCTTATTATTTCTTGAAACGGCATTGA
- the yajC gene encoding preprotein translocase subunit YajC, which translates to MGQLTSVLFIVVMFAFLYFFMIRPQRKQQQQHQQMLSKIKRGDKVATIGRLHGVVDEVNEADKTVTLDCDGIFLVFDLSAIAKIAPNEADIAATAAPKADAEVATSAESHIDSAASNVDSAATSADSAADDSEAK; encoded by the coding sequence ATGGGTCAACTAACATCAGTTCTTTTCATTGTGGTTATGTTCGCATTTTTGTACTTCTTCATGATCCGGCCACAACGGAAACAACAACAACAACATCAACAAATGTTAAGTAAAATCAAACGTGGCGACAAGGTTGCGACGATTGGTCGGTTACACGGTGTCGTTGATGAAGTCAACGAAGCTGACAAGACAGTTACATTAGACTGTGACGGGATCTTTTTGGTTTTTGATTTAAGTGCAATTGCTAAGATTGCGCCTAATGAAGCTGACATCGCTGCAACGGCTGCACCAAAAGCCGATGCTGAAGTTGCCACTAGTGCTGAAAGCCATATTGATTCAGCTGCTAGTAACGTTGACAGTGCCGCTACTAGTGCGGATAGTGCTGCTGACGATTCTGAAGCTAAATAA
- the tgt gene encoding tRNA guanosine(34) transglycosylase Tgt encodes MEPAIKYRLIKTEKHTGARLGEIITPHGTFPTPMFMPVGTLASVKSLAPEELDAMGAGIILSNTYHLWLRPGEQIVKEAGGLHQFMNWKKGILTDSGGFQVFSLAKNRDITEEGVHFKNHLNGAKMFLSPEKAIQIENDLGPDIMMSLDECPPFFESYDYVRKSVARTSRWAERGQKVHQHPDYQGLFGIVQGAGFKDLREQSAKDLVGMDFPGYSIGGLSVGESKAEMNHVLDFTTPLLPTNKPRYLMGVGSADALIDGAIRGVDMFDCVLPTRIARNGTCMTSHGRLVVKNAKFAHDFTPIDENCECYTCRNYTRAYVRHLIKADETFGLRLTSYHNLYFLLHVMQQVRQAIMDDNLLEFRENFFEMYGFNKKNAKNF; translated from the coding sequence ATGGAACCGGCAATTAAATACCGATTAATTAAAACAGAAAAACATACGGGTGCCCGTTTGGGCGAAATCATCACGCCACATGGCACGTTCCCAACCCCAATGTTTATGCCCGTGGGGACGTTAGCGAGTGTGAAATCACTCGCGCCTGAAGAATTAGATGCGATGGGTGCGGGGATTATTCTATCGAATACGTACCATCTCTGGTTACGACCTGGTGAACAGATCGTTAAAGAAGCGGGTGGCTTACATCAATTCATGAATTGGAAAAAGGGAATTTTAACGGATTCCGGTGGGTTCCAAGTCTTCTCGCTAGCTAAGAATCGAGATATTACTGAAGAAGGCGTGCATTTTAAGAATCATCTGAATGGGGCGAAGATGTTTTTATCACCAGAAAAAGCCATTCAAATTGAAAATGACTTAGGACCAGATATCATGATGAGCCTAGACGAATGCCCACCATTCTTTGAAAGCTACGATTATGTTCGTAAGTCAGTGGCACGAACGAGTCGGTGGGCTGAACGTGGTCAAAAAGTACATCAGCATCCAGATTACCAAGGGCTATTTGGGATTGTCCAAGGGGCTGGCTTCAAAGACCTACGAGAACAAAGTGCGAAAGATTTAGTCGGCATGGACTTTCCTGGTTACTCAATTGGTGGGTTATCTGTTGGAGAATCTAAGGCAGAAATGAATCATGTCCTTGATTTTACAACGCCATTATTACCGACTAATAAACCCCGTTACTTAATGGGCGTTGGTTCGGCCGATGCTTTAATTGATGGAGCGATTCGTGGCGTGGATATGTTCGATTGTGTCTTACCGACGCGGATTGCGCGGAATGGGACCTGTATGACGTCGCATGGTCGGTTGGTCGTCAAGAATGCGAAGTTTGCGCATGACTTTACGCCGATTGATGAGAATTGTGAGTGCTATACGTGTCGTAACTACACGCGGGCCTATGTCCGTCACCTGATTAAAGCTGATGAGACATTCGGTTTACGGTTAACGAGTTACCATAACTTGTATTTCTTATTGCACGTGATGCAACAAGTTCGTCAGGCCATTATGGATGATAACTTATTGGAATTCCGCGAAAACTTTTTTGAAATGTACGGTTTTAACAAGAAAAACGCCAAAAATTTCTAG
- the queA gene encoding tRNA preQ1(34) S-adenosylmethionine ribosyltransferase-isomerase QueA, whose product MSLTLEDFDYELPHELIAQTPIKQRDTSRLLDLNRQTGVMQDKHFYDIIDDLNPGDAVVMNNSRVMPARLYGVKPETGGHAEVLLLHNTEGDEWETLMKPAKRAHVGTVISFGDGQLTATVTAEKEDGIRLIEFHYDGIFMEILEALGEAPLPPYIKEKLDDPDRYQTVYAKENGSAAAPTAGLHWTKELLQKVQDKGIKLVYLTLHVGLGTFRPVEEDKIEDHKMHSEFYQLDAASAKTLNDVRKNGGRIIATGTTSIRTLETIGTKFHGEIKADSGWTDIFIKPGYEWQVVDAFITNFHLPKSTLVMLVAAFTGRDMILNAYQHAIDEKYRFFSFGDAMFIH is encoded by the coding sequence ATGAGCTTAACACTTGAAGATTTTGATTATGAGTTACCACATGAATTGATTGCCCAAACGCCCATCAAACAACGCGATACGTCGCGGTTGCTTGATTTGAATCGCCAAACGGGTGTCATGCAAGATAAACATTTTTATGACATTATCGATGACTTAAATCCCGGCGATGCCGTGGTTATGAACAACTCGCGGGTCATGCCTGCACGGTTGTACGGCGTTAAGCCCGAAACTGGGGGTCATGCGGAGGTCTTGTTATTACACAATACTGAAGGTGACGAATGGGAAACCTTAATGAAACCCGCTAAGCGGGCCCATGTTGGTACGGTGATTTCTTTTGGTGATGGTCAATTAACGGCGACCGTGACAGCTGAAAAAGAAGATGGCATTCGTTTGATTGAATTTCATTACGATGGCATCTTTATGGAAATCCTGGAAGCTTTAGGTGAAGCGCCATTACCACCATATATCAAAGAAAAATTAGACGATCCAGATCGTTATCAGACTGTCTATGCCAAGGAAAATGGGTCAGCAGCAGCACCAACCGCAGGCTTACATTGGACGAAAGAACTCTTACAAAAGGTGCAAGATAAAGGGATTAAGTTAGTTTATTTAACCTTGCATGTTGGTCTAGGCACGTTCCGCCCGGTTGAAGAAGATAAAATCGAAGATCACAAAATGCACAGTGAATTCTATCAACTAGATGCCGCTTCTGCTAAGACGTTAAACGATGTCCGAAAAAATGGTGGTCGGATTATTGCAACCGGGACGACGTCGATTCGAACGCTTGAAACGATTGGGACGAAATTTCATGGTGAGATTAAGGCTGATTCTGGTTGGACTGATATTTTCATCAAGCCTGGTTATGAGTGGCAAGTGGTCGATGCGTTTATTACGAACTTCCATTTACCAAAGTCAACCCTAGTGATGCTAGTCGCAGCTTTCACGGGACGGGACATGATTTTAAACGCGTATCAACACGCCATTGATGAAAAGTATCGTTTCTTTAGTTTTGGCGATGCCATGTTTATTCATTAA
- the ruvB gene encoding Holliday junction branch migration DNA helicase RuvB, giving the protein MDDDNLLSGDKTDATEASLEKSLRPQRLAQYIGQDRVKHELSVYIEAAQKREESLDHVLLYGPPGLGKTTLAMVIANEMAVNIRTTSGPAIEKPGDLVALLNELEPGDILFIDEIHRLPKIVEEMLYSAMEDFYVDIVVGQGPTAHPVHFPLPPFTLIGATTRAGMLSAPLRDRFGIVEHMAYYAVSDLEDIVKRTAAIFQTSIKPSGAHEIARRSRGTPRIANRLFKRIRDFAEVADQTAIDDVIVGQSLTYLRVDEAGLDETDNKLLRTMLEYYDGGPVGLATLAANIGEETDTIAEVVEPYLLQIGFLKRTQRGRVVTIKGYQHLGFPFPETK; this is encoded by the coding sequence ATGGACGACGACAACTTATTATCGGGGGACAAAACGGATGCCACCGAAGCTTCTTTAGAAAAGTCGCTGCGTCCGCAACGGTTAGCCCAATACATTGGTCAAGATCGGGTTAAACATGAACTTAGTGTGTATATTGAAGCGGCCCAAAAACGAGAAGAATCGTTAGATCACGTCTTATTATATGGGCCACCTGGTCTAGGTAAGACGACCTTAGCAATGGTCATTGCTAACGAAATGGCGGTTAATATCCGGACAACCAGTGGCCCGGCGATTGAAAAACCCGGCGATTTAGTGGCTTTGTTAAATGAACTCGAACCTGGTGATATTTTATTCATTGACGAAATCCATCGGTTGCCTAAGATTGTGGAAGAAATGCTCTATTCAGCAATGGAAGACTTCTATGTTGATATTGTCGTTGGTCAAGGCCCGACGGCACATCCCGTGCATTTCCCGTTGCCACCATTTACGTTAATCGGGGCGACAACGCGAGCTGGCATGTTGTCAGCGCCACTGCGCGATCGGTTTGGAATTGTTGAGCATATGGCTTATTATGCGGTCAGTGACTTAGAAGACATCGTCAAACGGACGGCAGCTATTTTTCAAACGAGTATCAAGCCTTCTGGTGCGCATGAGATTGCGCGGCGATCACGGGGCACGCCTCGGATTGCGAACCGGTTATTCAAGCGGATTCGTGATTTTGCGGAAGTCGCTGATCAAACGGCGATTGATGATGTGATTGTCGGCCAATCGCTCACCTATCTGCGGGTCGATGAAGCCGGCTTAGATGAAACGGATAACAAATTATTGCGTACCATGTTAGAATATTACGATGGTGGTCCAGTCGGCTTAGCGACATTAGCGGCCAATATTGGTGAAGAAACGGATACAATTGCAGAAGTGGTAGAGCCTTATTTACTCCAAATTGGGTTCTTAAAGCGGACGCAACGTGGCCGAGTCGTCACCATCAAAGGGTACCAACATTTAGGGTTCCCATTCCCCGAAACTAAATAA
- the ruvA gene encoding Holliday junction branch migration protein RuvA, giving the protein MYEYFFGQITDVTPSFVVIEVAGIGYKVLTANPYRYQVASEPVKMYIHQAVSESAMSLFGFYDADEKALFEKLLGVSGIGPKSALAILANNDHSGLIQAINQENATYLTSFPGVGKKTAQQIVLDLKGKLNDLNVDVTGQTELDVATTADAGALADALAALTALGYSQREVKKITKALEDFSQTETVDTNDLLSEGLRLLTK; this is encoded by the coding sequence GTGTATGAATATTTTTTCGGCCAAATTACCGATGTGACCCCCAGCTTTGTCGTGATTGAAGTGGCGGGCATCGGGTATAAAGTGTTGACGGCCAATCCGTATCGTTATCAAGTCGCATCTGAACCCGTTAAGATGTACATCCATCAGGCAGTCAGCGAGAGCGCCATGTCGTTGTTCGGATTTTATGATGCCGACGAAAAGGCGTTATTTGAAAAGCTTTTGGGGGTTTCTGGCATTGGGCCGAAGTCAGCATTGGCGATTTTAGCGAACAATGATCATTCGGGGTTGATTCAAGCCATCAATCAGGAAAATGCGACTTATTTGACGAGTTTTCCCGGGGTCGGTAAGAAGACAGCCCAACAGATTGTTCTAGATTTAAAAGGAAAGTTAAACGACTTGAACGTCGATGTTACTGGACAGACTGAGCTGGATGTTGCGACAACAGCGGATGCAGGTGCACTAGCAGATGCGTTAGCCGCCTTAACTGCCTTGGGTTATTCACAGCGTGAGGTCAAAAAGATTACCAAGGCTTTAGAAGACTTTAGCCAAACTGAAACTGTGGATACCAACGACTTATTGAGTGAAGGATTACGGTTATTGACGAAGTAG